In Trifolium pratense cultivar HEN17-A07 linkage group LG7, ARS_RC_1.1, whole genome shotgun sequence, a genomic segment contains:
- the LOC123897248 gene encoding protein NRT1/ PTR FAMILY 1.2-like encodes MDKELQLSSVVDSHDEMVSQQPQKRKGGLITMPFIIANEALARMASLGLLPNMILYFMGSYRLHLGKATQILLLSSAASNFTPVVGAFIADSYLGRFLGVGLGSAVSFLGMTLLWLTAMIPAARPPPCSQPTQGCKSATNGQMAMLLSAFGLMSIGNGGLSCSLAFGADQVNRKDNPNNHRVLEIFFSWYYAFTTISVILALTVIVYIQDHLGWKIGFGVPAALMFLSTLFFFLASPLYVKITKRTSLFTGFAQVTVAAYKNRKLSLPPKDSVEFYHHNNSSDLDLVVPTDRLRFLNKACVIRDHEQEIAPDGTAINPWRLCTVDQVEELKAIVRVIPLWSTGIMMSLNIGGSFGLLQAKSLDRHITSHFEVPAGSLSVIMVGAIFVWIVLYDRVLIPLASKIRGKPVRISAKRRMGIGLFLSFIHLVIAATFESIRRKKAISEGFLNDTHGVLKMSALWLAPQLCLGGIAEAFNGIGQNEFYYTEFPRSMSSVATSLGGLGMAAGNLVSSFVFSTIEHVTSKDGKDGWITDNINKGRFDKYYWVIAGVSALNLVYYLVCSWAYGPTVDQLSKVITEENGSEVEDSTELKNVNPLFDDKVSDSSKEKELTEFKISEENGSKKEELTKD; translated from the exons ATGGACAAGGAACTTCAACTTTCATCTGTTGTTGATTCTCATGATGAAATGGTTTCACAACAACCTCAAAAACGCAAGGGTGGTCTTATCACCATGCCTTTCATCATTG CAAATGAAGCGCTTGCTAGAATGGCAAGTTTGGGACTATTACCAAACATGATATTGTATTTTATGGGAAGTTATAGGCTTCATCTTGGAAAAGCTACACAGATTCTTCTCTTATCTTCAGCAGCCAGCAATTTCACTCCTGTGGTTGGTGCTTTTATTGCAGATTCTTATTTGGGTCGATTCCTAGGTGTTGGATTAGGTTCTGCTGTCAGTTTTCTG GGAATGACACTGTTGTGGTTAACAGCCATGATCCCGGCAGCGCGACCTCCGCCTTGTAGCCAACCAACTCAAGGCTGTAAATCAGCAACAAACGGTCAAATGGCAATGTTACTGTCTGCCTTTGGTCTAATGTCAATTGGAAATGGTGGTCTTTCATGTTCTTTAGCATTTGGTGCAGACCAAGTAAATAGGAAAGATAATCCGAATAACCATAGGGTCTTGGAAATATTCTTCAGTTGGTATTATGCTTTCACAACTATTTCTGTCATATTAGCTCTCACTGTAATTGTTTATATCCAAGATCATCTAGGTTGGAAAATCGGTTTTGGTGTTCCAGCGGCGCTTATGTTTTTATCtactcttttcttctttcttgcTTCTCCTCTTTATGTAAAGATTACAAAAAGAACAAGTTTGTTCACTGGTTTTGCACAAGTCACTGTTGCTGCTTATAAGAACAGAAAACTTTCCTTACCACCTAAGGACTCAGTTGAATTTTATCATCACAACAACAGCTCAGATCTTGATCTTGTTGTTCCAACTGATAGACTAAG GTTTTTGAATAAAGCTTGTGTTATTAGGGATCATGAACAAGAGATAGCCCCTGATGGTACAGCAATAAATCCATGGAGACTATGCACCGTAGATCAAGTAGAAGAACTAAAAGCCATTGTTAGAGTTATTCCATTGTGGTCTACAGGGATCATGATGTCCCTTAACATTGGAGGTTCATTTGGATTGCTTCAAGCTAAATCTTTGGACAGACATATCACCTCACATTTTGAAGTTCCAGCAGGATCTTTGAGTGTTATCATGGTAGGTGCAATATTTGTATGGATAGTTCTCTACGACCGTGTTCTTATTCCTCTAGCATCAAAGATAAGAGGTAAACCAGTAAGGATCAGTGCAAAGAGAAGAATGGGAATTGGattgtttttatcttttattcaCTTGGTAATTGCTGCAACATTTGAGAGTATAAGGAGAAAGAAAGCAATCAGTGAAGGATTTTTGAATGATACTCATGGAGTGTTGAAAATGTCTGCGTTATGGCTTGCACCTCAACTTTGTTTAGGTGGTATAGCTGAAGCATTCAATGGTATAGGCCAAAACGAGTTTTATTACACAGAGTTTCCGCGGAGTATGTCTAGTGTCGCTACTTCCCTTGGAGGATTGGGAATGGCTGCAGGAAACTTAGTATCTTCTTTTGTATTTAGCACTATAGAACACGTTACTTCGAAAGATGGTAAAGACGGGTGGATCACTGATAATATTAACAAGGGTCGTTTCGACAAGTATTATTGGGTTATAGCTGGTGTTAGTGCTCTTAATTTAGTGTATTATTTAGTATGCAGTTGGGCTTATGGACCTACAGTTGATCAGTTATCCAAGGTAATTACGGAAGAAAATGGTTCCGAGGTGGAAGATTCAACTGAACTCAAGAATGTGAATCCACTTTTTGATGACAAGGTTAGTGATAGTTCAAAGGAGAAAGAATTAACTGAATTCAAGATTAGTGAAGAAAATGGTTCAAAGAAGGAAGAGTTAACTAAGGATTAA
- the LOC123897225 gene encoding 5-formyltetrahydrofolate cyclo-ligase, mitochondrial-like isoform X2: MPYLWYTRAAAKGVVISGQLWQPNRLLRMSTNCNNDNNRDDLDAIFKQKRVLRTQVRKTLKAIDPSLRSQQDNAIQDIILGAPWFKSSLRLCAYISCSALREVDTFKLLSQILQPPPTGGKKLYVPRVEDKNSNMRMLNISRIDDLVANSMNILEPDPVDADGNAREDVLQANEPVDILLLPGLAFDKSGRRLGRGGGYYDTFLKNYQELTETRNWKPPLLVALSYSQQILDDGVIPVTSTDVLVDALVSPEGVIPISSAAFNRMDL, from the exons ATGCCATATTTG TGGTATACAAGAGCAGCTGCTAAAGGTGTGGTAATTAGTGGACAGTTGTGGCAACCAAATCGTCTGCTGAGGATGTCAACTAACTGTAACAACGACAACAACCGTGATGACCTGGATGCCATTTTCAAACAGAAACGAGTTCTTCGAACTCAGGTCAGAAAAACCCTCAAGGCTATCGACCCCTCCCTCAGGTCTCAACAAG ACAACGCTATTCAAGACATAATTTTGGGAGCTCCGTGGTTCAAATCAAGCCTTAGGTTATGCGCATACATAAGCTGTAGTGCTTTACGAGAAGTGGATACTTTCAAACTCTTATCACAAATTTTGCAGCCTCCACCCACTG GTGGTAAAAAACTATATGTACCACGGGTGGAGGATAAAAATAGCAACATGCGGATGCTTAACATATCGCGTATTGATGATCTTGTTGCAAACTCAATGAACATCTTAGAACCAGATCCTGTCGATGCTGATGGAAATGCACGTGAAGATG TTTTGCAGGCGAATGAACCAGTTGATATTTTGCTTTTACCTG GATTGGCATTTGACAAATCTGGACGACGTTTAGGCCGTGGTGGAGG TTACTACGATACCTTCTTGAAAAATTATCAGGAACTTACAGAGACTCGGAATTGGAAGCCGCCCTTGCTTG TTGCACTCTCATATTCACAACAAATACTAGATGATGGTGTGATACCAGTTACTTCAACTGATGTTCTAGTTGATGCTCTTGTATCTCCAGAAGGTGTAATTCCCATCAGTTCTGCTGCCTTCAACAG AATGGATCTCTGA
- the LOC123898478 gene encoding protein NRT1/ PTR FAMILY 1.2-like, with product MDKELQLSSVVDVHHDHEQQPQKRKGGLITLPFIIANQALASMAGVGLLPNMILYFMGSYRLHLGKATQILLLYSAANNSTPVIGAFIADSYLGRFLSVGLGSAVSFLGMTLLWLTAMIPAARPPPCNHPTQGCKSATPGQMAMLLSAFGLMSIGNGGLSCSVAFGADQVNRKDNPNNHRVMEIFFSWYYAFTTISVLIALTVIVYIQDHVSWKIGFGVPTVLMFLSTLFFFLSSPLYVKNAKRTSLFTGFAQVTVAAYKNRKLSLPPKNSVEFYHHNKSSDHDLVVPTDRLRFLNKACVIRDHEQDIAPDGTAINPWRLCTVNQVEELKAIVRVIPLWSTGIMMSLHIGGSFGLLQAKSLDRHITSHFEVPAGSLMVIMVVAIFLWIVLYDRVLIPLASKIRGKPVRISAKRRMGIGLLVSFLQLVTAATFESIRRKKAIKEGYLNDTHGVLKMSALWLAPQLCLSGIAEAFNGIGQNEFYYTEFPRSMSSVASSLGGLGMAVGNLVSSFVFITIKNVTSKDGKDGWITDNINKGRFDKYYWVIAGVSALNLVYYLVCSWSYGPTVDELSEAITEENGSKVEDSTELKNVNPLFDDKVSVSSKEKRLTEFKNGLKEEELTKD from the exons ATGGACAAGGAACTTCAACTTTCATCTGTTGTTGATGTTCATCATGATCATGAACAACAACCTCAAAAACGCAAGGGTGGTCTTATCACCTTGCCTTTCATCATTG CAAATCAGGCACTTGCTAGCATGGCAGGTGTGGGACTATTACCAAACATGATATTGTATTTTATGGGAAGTTATAGGCTACATCTTGGAAAAGCTACACAGATTCTTCTCTTATACTCAGCAGCCAACAATTCCACACCTGTAATTGGTGCTTTTATTGCAGATTCTTATTTGGGTCGATTCCTAAGCGTTGGATTAGGTTCTGCTGTCAGTTTTCTG GGAATGACACTGTTGTGGTTAACAGCCATGATCCCAGCGGCGCGGCCTCCACCTTGTAACCATCCAACTCAAGGCTGTAAATCAGCAACACCAGGTCAAATGGCGATGTTACTATCTGCCTTTGGCCTAATGTCAATTGGAAATGGTGGTCTTTCATGTTCTGTAGCATTTGGTGCAGACCAAGTTAATAGAAAAGATAATCCTAATAACCATAGGGTCATGGAAATATTCTTCAGTTGGTATTATGCTTTCACAACTATTTCTGTCCTAATAGCTCTCACTGTAATTGTTTATATCCAAGATCATGTTAGTTGGAAAATCGGTTTTGGTGTTCCAACGGTGCTTATGTTTTTATCTactctcttcttctttctttcttctcctcTTTATGTCAAGAATGCAAAAAGAACAAGTTTGTTTACTGGTTTTGCACAAGTCACTGTTGCTGCTTATAAGAACAGAAAACTTTCCTTACCACCTAAGAACTCAGTCGAATTTTACCATCACAATAAGAGCTCAGATCATGATCTTGTTGTTCCGACTGATAGACTAAG GTTTTTGAATAAAGCTTGTGTTATTAGGGATCATGAACAAGACATAGCCCCTGATGGTACAGCAATAAATCCATGGAGACTATGCACCGTAAATCAAGTAGAAGAATTAAAAGCCATTGTTAGAGTTATTCCTTTGTGGTCTACAGGGATCATGATGTCCCTTCACATTGGAGGTTCATTTGGATTGCTTCAAGCAAAATCCTTGGACAGACATATCACTTCACATTTTGAAGTTCCAGCGGGATCTTTGATGGTTATCATGGTAGTTGCGATATTTTTATGGATAGTTCTCTACGACCGTGTTCTTATTCCTCTAGCATCAAAGATAAGAGGTAAACCAGTGAGGATCAGTGCAAAGAGAAGAATGGGAATTGGATTGTTGGTATCTTTTCTGCAGTTGGTAACTGCAGCAACTTTTGAGAGTATAAGGAGAAAGAAAGCAATCAAAGAAGGATATTTGAATGATACTCATGGAGTGTTGAAAATGTCTGCATTATGGCTTGCACCTCAACTTTGTTTAAGTGGTATAGCTGAAGCATTCAATGGTATTGGACAAAATGAGTTTTATTACACGGAGTTTCCGCGGTCTATGTCTAGTGTTGCTTCTTCCCTTGGTGGATTGGGAATGGCTGTAGGAAACTTGGTATCTTCTTTTGTATTCATCACTATAAAAAACGTTACTTCTAAAGATGGAAAAGACGGTTGGATTACTGATAATATTAACAAGGGTCGTTTCGACAAGTATTATTGGGTTATAGCCGGTGTTAGTGCTCTTAATTTAGTGTATTATTTAGTATGCAGTTGGTCTTACGGACCTACAGTTGATGAATTATCCGAGGCAATTACCGAAGAAAATGGTTCCAAGGTGGAAGATTCAACTGAACTCAAGAATGTGAATCCACTATTTGATGACAAGGTTAGTGTTAGCTCAAAGGAGAAAAGGTTAACTGAATTCAAGAATGGCTTGAAAGAGGAAGAGTTAACAAAGGATTAA
- the LOC123897225 gene encoding 5-formyltetrahydrofolate cyclo-ligase, mitochondrial-like isoform X1 translates to MMTQWYTRAAAKGVVISGQLWQPNRLLRMSTNCNNDNNRDDLDAIFKQKRVLRTQVRKTLKAIDPSLRSQQDNAIQDIILGAPWFKSSLRLCAYISCSALREVDTFKLLSQILQPPPTGGKKLYVPRVEDKNSNMRMLNISRIDDLVANSMNILEPDPVDADGNAREDVLQANEPVDILLLPGLAFDKSGRRLGRGGGYYDTFLKNYQELTETRNWKPPLLVALSYSQQILDDGVIPVTSTDVLVDALVSPEGVIPISSAAFNRMDL, encoded by the exons ATGATGACACAGTGGTATACAAGAGCAGCTGCTAAAGGTGTGGTAATTAGTGGACAGTTGTGGCAACCAAATCGTCTGCTGAGGATGTCAACTAACTGTAACAACGACAACAACCGTGATGACCTGGATGCCATTTTCAAACAGAAACGAGTTCTTCGAACTCAGGTCAGAAAAACCCTCAAGGCTATCGACCCCTCCCTCAGGTCTCAACAAG ACAACGCTATTCAAGACATAATTTTGGGAGCTCCGTGGTTCAAATCAAGCCTTAGGTTATGCGCATACATAAGCTGTAGTGCTTTACGAGAAGTGGATACTTTCAAACTCTTATCACAAATTTTGCAGCCTCCACCCACTG GTGGTAAAAAACTATATGTACCACGGGTGGAGGATAAAAATAGCAACATGCGGATGCTTAACATATCGCGTATTGATGATCTTGTTGCAAACTCAATGAACATCTTAGAACCAGATCCTGTCGATGCTGATGGAAATGCACGTGAAGATG TTTTGCAGGCGAATGAACCAGTTGATATTTTGCTTTTACCTG GATTGGCATTTGACAAATCTGGACGACGTTTAGGCCGTGGTGGAGG TTACTACGATACCTTCTTGAAAAATTATCAGGAACTTACAGAGACTCGGAATTGGAAGCCGCCCTTGCTTG TTGCACTCTCATATTCACAACAAATACTAGATGATGGTGTGATACCAGTTACTTCAACTGATGTTCTAGTTGATGCTCTTGTATCTCCAGAAGGTGTAATTCCCATCAGTTCTGCTGCCTTCAACAG AATGGATCTCTGA
- the LOC123897249 gene encoding protein PLANT CADMIUM RESISTANCE 8: MQTTEEQKVQQQVGRPWSTGLFDCHENQTNAVMTAFFPCVTFGQIAEVLDGGELSCHLGSFIYLLMMPALCTQWIMGSKYREKIRKKYDLVEAPYTDVISHIFCPCCSLCQEFRELTKRGLDPALGWNGILARQQSDQTLNNPPPSQSMSN, encoded by the exons ATGCAGACCACTGAGGAGCAGAAGGTTCAACAGCAGGTAGGGAGACCATGGAGTACTGGACTATTTGACTGCCATGAGAACCAAACAAATG CTGTTATGACAGCATTTTTTCCTTGTGTAACATTTGGGCAGATAGCAGAAGTATTGGATGGTGGAGAACTCA GTTGTCATCTTGGAAGCTTCATTTACCTGCTAATGATGCCTGCTTTGTGTACTCAATGGATTATGGGATCAAAGTACAGAGAAAAGATAAGGAAAAAGTATGATTTGGTTGAAGCTCCATATACAGATGTGATTTCTCACATCTTTTGTCCATGTTGTTCTCTATGTCAAGAATTTAGAGAGCTTACGAAAAGAGGACTTGACCCGGCTCTTG GGTGGAATGGTATTCTTGCAAGACAGCAAAGTGATCAAACATTGAACAATCCTCCCCCGAGCCAATCCATGTCCAACTGA
- the LOC123897225 gene encoding 5-formyltetrahydrofolate cyclo-ligase, mitochondrial-like isoform X3, with product MSTNCNNDNNRDDLDAIFKQKRVLRTQVRKTLKAIDPSLRSQQDNAIQDIILGAPWFKSSLRLCAYISCSALREVDTFKLLSQILQPPPTGGKKLYVPRVEDKNSNMRMLNISRIDDLVANSMNILEPDPVDADGNAREDVLQANEPVDILLLPGLAFDKSGRRLGRGGGYYDTFLKNYQELTETRNWKPPLLVALSYSQQILDDGVIPVTSTDVLVDALVSPEGVIPISSAAFNRMDL from the exons ATGTCAACTAACTGTAACAACGACAACAACCGTGATGACCTGGATGCCATTTTCAAACAGAAACGAGTTCTTCGAACTCAGGTCAGAAAAACCCTCAAGGCTATCGACCCCTCCCTCAGGTCTCAACAAG ACAACGCTATTCAAGACATAATTTTGGGAGCTCCGTGGTTCAAATCAAGCCTTAGGTTATGCGCATACATAAGCTGTAGTGCTTTACGAGAAGTGGATACTTTCAAACTCTTATCACAAATTTTGCAGCCTCCACCCACTG GTGGTAAAAAACTATATGTACCACGGGTGGAGGATAAAAATAGCAACATGCGGATGCTTAACATATCGCGTATTGATGATCTTGTTGCAAACTCAATGAACATCTTAGAACCAGATCCTGTCGATGCTGATGGAAATGCACGTGAAGATG TTTTGCAGGCGAATGAACCAGTTGATATTTTGCTTTTACCTG GATTGGCATTTGACAAATCTGGACGACGTTTAGGCCGTGGTGGAGG TTACTACGATACCTTCTTGAAAAATTATCAGGAACTTACAGAGACTCGGAATTGGAAGCCGCCCTTGCTTG TTGCACTCTCATATTCACAACAAATACTAGATGATGGTGTGATACCAGTTACTTCAACTGATGTTCTAGTTGATGCTCTTGTATCTCCAGAAGGTGTAATTCCCATCAGTTCTGCTGCCTTCAACAG AATGGATCTCTGA